In Reinekea thalattae, a genomic segment contains:
- the ilvA gene encoding threonine ammonia-lyase, biosynthetic, with product MLEKYVKKILNAKVYNAAIETPLDMATSLSSRIGNQILIKREDLQPVFSFKLRGAYNMIAQLTQAQRDAGIICASAGNHAQGVAYAAKLMKIKATIVMPVTTPGIKVSSVRARGGKVVLHGDSFDEALAHACELQEQQGLTFVHPYDAPDVIAGQGTIAREILHQYNPDEIDAIFIPVGGGGLAAGISAYIKYLRPEIKIIAVEYEESACLAAAMQASKRVTLKEVGLFADGIAVAQIGKETFKVLKDHVDEVITVSADEICAGIKDIFDDTRSVAEPAGAAGIAGLKKYVEKYQLKDKTLVTICSGANINFDRLRYVAERAEVGENNEAIFSVSIPEKPGSFKRFISHIGKRQITEFNYRYNDAEIARIFVGIKVNGDEEREALLKRFQEDQYDVLDLTKNEVAKMHVRHMVGGHSDGVQNEQLLRFEFPERPGALLRFLNALGDQWNISLFHYRNHGAAYGRVLTGVQVPKDEVKDFHAKLDELGYPYWDESNNPVYEAFLN from the coding sequence ATGTTAGAGAAATACGTAAAAAAAATTCTGAACGCCAAAGTCTATAACGCCGCTATCGAAACGCCATTGGATATGGCAACTTCATTGAGCAGCCGAATTGGTAATCAGATTTTAATTAAGCGTGAAGACTTACAGCCGGTGTTTTCCTTTAAGTTGCGTGGCGCTTACAACATGATCGCGCAACTCACTCAGGCACAGCGCGATGCAGGTATCATTTGCGCCTCGGCTGGCAATCATGCCCAAGGCGTCGCCTACGCAGCCAAGCTGATGAAAATAAAAGCAACCATCGTTATGCCGGTAACGACGCCTGGCATTAAAGTCAGTTCCGTGCGTGCACGTGGCGGCAAGGTAGTGCTACACGGAGATTCGTTCGACGAAGCGCTAGCTCATGCATGCGAACTGCAAGAGCAGCAAGGGCTTACCTTTGTTCACCCTTACGATGCACCCGATGTCATCGCAGGTCAGGGCACCATTGCGCGAGAAATCTTACACCAATACAACCCTGATGAAATCGACGCCATCTTTATTCCAGTTGGCGGCGGCGGCCTCGCAGCTGGTATATCCGCCTACATAAAATATTTACGCCCAGAAATAAAAATCATCGCCGTTGAATACGAAGAAAGCGCCTGCTTAGCGGCTGCGATGCAAGCCAGCAAACGCGTAACCTTAAAAGAAGTCGGCCTCTTTGCCGACGGTATAGCCGTGGCACAAATTGGCAAAGAAACCTTTAAGGTTCTTAAAGACCATGTCGACGAAGTCATCACCGTCAGCGCCGATGAGATCTGCGCCGGCATCAAGGATATTTTTGACGACACTCGCTCCGTTGCTGAACCTGCCGGTGCTGCTGGCATTGCCGGACTGAAAAAATACGTCGAGAAATACCAATTAAAAGATAAAACGCTGGTGACTATATGCTCAGGCGCCAACATCAACTTCGATCGCTTGCGTTATGTCGCCGAGCGAGCAGAAGTTGGCGAAAACAATGAGGCGATCTTCTCTGTCTCTATTCCAGAAAAACCGGGGTCTTTTAAGCGTTTTATATCGCATATCGGCAAGCGCCAAATCACCGAGTTCAACTACCGCTACAACGATGCCGAAATCGCCAGAATCTTTGTCGGTATTAAGGTCAATGGCGATGAAGAGCGAGAGGCATTGCTAAAGCGCTTCCAAGAAGATCAGTACGATGTTTTAGATCTCACAAAAAACGAAGTCGCAAAGATGCACGTTCGTCATATGGTTGGTGGCCATTCTGATGGCGTGCAAAACGAACAATTGCTGCGCTTCGAATTTCCCGAACGTCCTGGAGCTCTGTTGCGATTCTTAAACGCACTCGGCGACCAATGGAACATCAGCCTGTTTCATTACCGCAACCACGGTGCTGCTTATGGTCGTGTACTTACCGGTGTTCAGGTGCCAAAAGACGAAGTGAAAGACTTTCACGCCAAGTTAGACGAGCTGGGCTACCCCTATTGGGATGAGTCCAACAACCCTGTTTATGAGGCGTTTTTAAACTAA
- the ybaK gene encoding Cys-tRNA(Pro) deacylase: protein MTPACRFLKQHNVNFSVHHYQTDFNANHDNYGQAVAEELEVEANRLFKTLIICLNGNAKSLAVCIAPSSETVNLKQAAKCFNAKSATMADAEIAQKTTGYVIGGISPFGQRKVLPTAVDESCTNFETIYTSGGKRGLQIEFPTSALMSLLNANVFPLCD, encoded by the coding sequence ATGACCCCAGCTTGCCGATTTTTAAAGCAACACAACGTCAACTTTAGCGTTCATCATTACCAAACCGATTTCAACGCCAACCATGACAATTACGGCCAAGCGGTCGCGGAAGAATTAGAGGTCGAAGCTAACCGACTTTTTAAAACGCTGATCATTTGCTTAAATGGCAATGCAAAATCGCTGGCGGTTTGCATTGCTCCAAGCTCGGAGACTGTGAATCTAAAACAGGCGGCTAAATGTTTTAATGCCAAAAGCGCGACCATGGCCGATGCAGAGATCGCACAAAAAACCACTGGCTATGTTATTGGCGGCATCAGCCCTTTTGGCCAACGCAAAGTACTGCCAACTGCAGTCGATGAAAGCTGTACCAACTTTGAAACTATCTACACCAGCGGCGGCAAGCGCGGCCTACAAATTGAGTTTCCAACCTCGGCGTTAATGTCATTGCTGAACGCCAACGTCTTTCCGCTATGCGATTAG
- the typA gene encoding translational GTPase TypA, with the protein MIENLRNIAIIAHVDHGKTTLVDKLLQQSGTLGRKDQGAERVMDSSDQEKERGITILAKNTAITWNDYRINIVDTPGHADFGGEVERVLSMVDSVLLLVDAVDGPMPQTRFVTSKAFAQGLKPIVVINKIDRPGARPDWVMDQVFDLFDRLGATEEQLDFPVIYASALNGIAGDDPENMAEDMTPLFEMITEVVPAPDVDTEGPFQMQISALDYNSYTGVIGVGRITRGSVKPNDQVSIVDADNEIRKNKKILQVMGYHGLERVEVESASAGDIICITGIDKLQISDTLCNPQNVEALPALSVDEPTVSMTFQVNDSPFAGKEGKFVTSRNIKERLDQELIHNVALRVEEGDSPDKFRVSGRGELHLSVLIETMRREGFELGVSRPEVIQRVVDGEVHEPFEQVVIDVEEQHQGSIMEELGLRKAELTNMEPDGKGRIKLEFLAPSRGLIGFRGLFLTLTSGSGIMTSIFDHYGPVKQGDVVSRQNGVLVSMVKGKTLAYGLFPLQDRGRLFLGHGTEVYEGQIVGLHSRANDLVVNPTKGKQLTNVRASGTDEALTLTPPVKHTLEQALEFIEDDELVEVTPESIRIRKKLLTENERKRASRK; encoded by the coding sequence GTGATCGAAAATTTGAGGAATATCGCCATCATCGCGCATGTTGACCACGGTAAAACTACCCTGGTTGATAAGCTTCTACAGCAATCTGGCACTCTAGGCCGTAAAGACCAAGGCGCAGAACGCGTTATGGACTCTAGCGACCAAGAAAAAGAGCGCGGCATTACCATTTTGGCGAAAAACACCGCCATTACTTGGAATGACTACCGAATCAACATTGTTGATACACCGGGACACGCCGATTTTGGTGGCGAAGTAGAGCGCGTACTTTCAATGGTTGACTCAGTTCTATTGTTGGTTGATGCCGTTGACGGCCCAATGCCTCAAACTCGTTTCGTGACCTCTAAAGCCTTTGCTCAAGGCCTCAAGCCGATTGTTGTTATCAACAAGATCGACCGCCCTGGCGCTCGCCCTGACTGGGTAATGGATCAGGTATTCGATCTTTTCGATCGCCTAGGCGCAACAGAAGAGCAGCTCGACTTCCCAGTTATTTATGCTTCCGCACTGAACGGTATTGCTGGTGACGATCCAGAAAACATGGCTGAAGACATGACGCCACTGTTTGAAATGATTACCGAAGTGGTTCCTGCGCCAGACGTAGACACCGAAGGTCCATTCCAAATGCAGATTTCCGCGTTAGATTACAACTCCTATACCGGTGTTATTGGTGTTGGCCGTATTACTCGCGGTAGCGTTAAGCCAAACGATCAAGTATCGATCGTCGATGCAGACAACGAAATCCGTAAAAACAAAAAGATTCTTCAGGTAATGGGTTACCACGGCCTTGAACGAGTCGAAGTAGAAAGCGCATCAGCCGGCGACATCATCTGTATTACCGGTATCGATAAGCTACAAATTTCAGACACACTTTGTAACCCTCAGAATGTCGAAGCATTGCCAGCACTGAGTGTTGACGAGCCGACTGTGAGCATGACCTTCCAAGTAAATGACTCTCCGTTTGCCGGTAAAGAAGGTAAGTTTGTTACCTCTCGTAATATCAAAGAGCGTCTTGATCAAGAACTTATCCACAACGTAGCGTTACGCGTCGAAGAAGGTGATTCACCAGATAAATTCCGCGTTTCTGGTCGTGGTGAGCTCCACCTTTCTGTACTGATCGAAACCATGCGTCGTGAAGGTTTTGAGTTAGGCGTTTCTCGTCCTGAAGTTATTCAACGCGTTGTTGACGGTGAAGTTCACGAGCCGTTCGAACAGGTTGTGATTGATGTTGAAGAGCAGCACCAAGGCTCGATCATGGAAGAGTTGGGCTTGCGTAAAGCAGAACTTACCAATATGGAGCCTGACGGCAAAGGTCGTATCAAGCTTGAATTCTTAGCGCCTTCTCGCGGTCTTATCGGCTTCCGTGGCCTGTTCCTAACGCTGACGTCTGGCTCTGGCATTATGACCAGCATCTTTGATCACTACGGCCCAGTAAAACAGGGCGATGTGGTCAGCCGACAAAATGGTGTTCTTGTTTCGATGGTCAAGGGTAAAACCCTAGCTTACGGCCTGTTCCCACTACAGGATCGAGGTCGTTTGTTCTTAGGTCATGGTACTGAAGTTTATGAAGGCCAAATCGTTGGTTTGCACTCCAGAGCCAACGACCTTGTGGTTAACCCAACCAAAGGCAAGCAGCTAACCAACGTTCGAGCATCAGGTACCGATGAAGCGCTGACGTTAACGCCGCCAGTGAAGCACACGCTAGAGCAAGCATTAGAATTTATTGAAGACGATGAATTGGTTGAAGTAACGCCAGAAAGCATTCGTATTCGTAAAAAGCTACTGACTGAAAATGAGCGTAAGCGCGCTTCACGTAAGTAA
- the rpiA gene encoding ribose-5-phosphate isomerase RpiA has translation MTQDELKQQVAQAALDYIKPEIQSDAIIGVGTGSTANYFIDALAQYQGQFKGAVASSEATAERLKQHHIDVFDMNEVESLTVYVDGADEVNKQLELIKGGGGALTREKIVASIAKSFVCIADESKAVEVLGGFALPVEVIPMARAAVARKLVKLGGQPIYREGVVTDNGNDILDVHGLKITEAKQFEAELNAIVGVVTNGLFAQRPADVLLLATSEGVKTLSVINTSASAGEFY, from the coding sequence ATGACTCAAGACGAATTAAAGCAGCAAGTGGCTCAGGCAGCACTGGATTATATCAAACCAGAAATTCAGTCCGACGCCATTATCGGTGTAGGTACTGGTTCGACGGCGAATTATTTTATTGACGCATTAGCCCAATACCAAGGCCAATTTAAAGGTGCGGTGGCCAGTAGTGAAGCAACTGCAGAACGGCTAAAGCAGCATCACATCGACGTGTTTGATATGAACGAAGTCGAATCCTTAACGGTGTACGTCGACGGTGCCGACGAAGTGAATAAGCAGCTCGAGTTGATTAAAGGCGGCGGCGGTGCCTTAACGCGCGAAAAAATAGTCGCCTCTATCGCTAAATCTTTTGTTTGCATTGCAGATGAATCGAAGGCTGTTGAAGTCTTAGGTGGCTTTGCATTGCCGGTCGAAGTTATTCCTATGGCGCGTGCAGCCGTGGCGCGTAAGTTGGTGAAATTAGGTGGCCAACCGATTTACCGCGAAGGCGTTGTGACTGATAACGGCAACGATATTTTGGATGTTCATGGTCTTAAAATTACCGAAGCTAAACAATTTGAAGCCGAACTCAACGCCATTGTTGGTGTAGTTACTAACGGTTTGTTTGCGCAGCGACCAGCCGATGTATTGTTACTAGCAACCAGCGAAGGCGTTAAAACGCTCAGTGTGATTAATACTTCTGCCAGTGCTGGTGAGTTCTATTAG
- a CDS encoding ATP-binding protein, giving the protein MALKKLNPLGSIFGKIWLSFWLSLILIVTAAYIVSVQQSLEYSIETPSSEHIEILNTMQLPTVDFRSEDYSKLAQTLAEFNSTSAYQWYLVDNNYRMLGAPQPPKRILVMLSEMMEGEGMHIGQWDNENWLGPIPITINGMSFLLFLRGVPPLKPTSLPYWLDNQWMQVTLALLISGLMSLLLTWSLVRPIEKLGQSVRGLAKGDLGSRAGVSVSRRQDEIGELGRDFDDMADRIEALVSAQHRLLSNVSHELRSPLTRLQVAMGIVRQKAPEGLDRALDRIERESDRLEHMISEILKLSRFENELQHIDRQPLEVDDILRKVVEDARFEAEPRNITINDTLLNDLLMNADPQMLHSTFDNVLRNAIRFTPENGSIDVTMQQAGNVLTVTIADQGPGVPEDKLERLFDPFYRLDQTNSGAGLGLNIALQAVQLHGGTIRADNNSPSGLIVEIQLPLQLRLG; this is encoded by the coding sequence ATGGCGCTCAAAAAGCTCAACCCTCTGGGCTCAATTTTCGGAAAAATTTGGCTCAGTTTTTGGCTTTCACTTATTCTTATTGTTACGGCGGCTTACATTGTTTCGGTGCAGCAATCGCTAGAATACAGCATTGAAACGCCATCATCCGAGCACATCGAAATTCTCAACACCATGCAACTGCCAACTGTCGATTTCCGCAGTGAGGATTACAGCAAGCTGGCGCAAACTCTAGCCGAGTTTAATTCCACCTCAGCCTATCAATGGTATCTGGTCGACAATAATTACCGCATGTTGGGTGCGCCTCAACCGCCGAAACGAATTTTAGTCATGCTGTCAGAAATGATGGAAGGCGAAGGCATGCACATCGGCCAATGGGATAACGAAAACTGGCTAGGACCTATCCCAATCACCATTAACGGCATGAGTTTTCTGCTGTTCTTACGCGGTGTTCCGCCACTAAAACCAACCAGTCTGCCTTATTGGCTCGATAACCAATGGATGCAAGTGACGCTGGCGTTGTTAATTTCTGGCTTAATGAGTCTACTGTTGACCTGGTCACTGGTACGCCCAATCGAGAAACTTGGGCAATCGGTTCGTGGCTTGGCCAAAGGTGATCTGGGTTCGCGAGCCGGTGTCAGTGTTTCGCGGCGGCAAGATGAAATCGGTGAACTAGGTCGTGACTTCGACGACATGGCAGACCGTATTGAAGCGCTGGTTTCGGCTCAGCATCGACTACTGAGTAACGTCAGTCATGAGCTGCGTTCACCACTCACCCGACTGCAAGTCGCGATGGGCATTGTGCGACAAAAAGCCCCCGAAGGACTGGATCGAGCACTGGATCGAATTGAGCGCGAAAGCGATCGACTAGAACATATGATTTCAGAAATTCTCAAGCTCAGCCGTTTTGAAAACGAATTACAGCACATCGACCGGCAGCCCTTAGAGGTCGACGACATTCTACGCAAGGTCGTTGAAGACGCTCGCTTTGAAGCCGAACCGCGCAACATCACCATTAACGACACCCTATTGAACGATCTGTTAATGAATGCCGACCCACAAATGCTGCACAGTACATTCGATAACGTGCTGCGTAACGCCATTCGCTTTACTCCTGAAAATGGAAGTATTGATGTCACCATGCAACAGGCAGGTAATGTATTGACTGTAACTATTGCAGATCAGGGCCCGGGAGTTCCAGAAGATAAACTTGAGCGGTTGTTCGACCCCTTCTATCGGCTGGACCAAACCAATTCTGGTGCTGGGCTCGGTTTAAACATTGCGCTACAGGCAGTGCAATTGCACGGTGGTACCATTCGCGCCGACAACAATAGCCCCAGCGGTTTAATCGTGGAAATACAGTTACCTCTGCAACTGCGACTTGGCTAA
- a CDS encoding response regulator transcription factor, protein MSTHSILLIDDDRDLAELLSEYLSVEGYRLEAAHSGEEGIDKINNHHYDLVLLDVMMPGIDGFETLKRIRQNSIVPVLMLTAKGEETDRILGLELGADDYLAKPYSHRELLARIKALIRRIELDRSTQSNDGGILACNGVELNFDTYRVYCDGEHIPMTTSEFKVLRVLMSRAGKAVPKEDLYLEVLGREIMAYDRSIDMHVSNVRRKLGGSSEQSKIQTIRGVGYLFVDPNH, encoded by the coding sequence ATGAGCACACACAGTATCCTATTGATCGACGACGATAGAGACCTAGCAGAACTGCTAAGTGAATACCTTTCTGTTGAAGGCTACCGCTTAGAAGCCGCTCATTCAGGTGAAGAAGGCATTGATAAAATCAACAACCACCATTACGACTTGGTGCTGTTAGATGTGATGATGCCGGGCATCGACGGCTTTGAAACCCTTAAGCGTATTCGCCAGAACTCCATTGTTCCGGTATTGATGCTGACCGCCAAAGGCGAAGAAACAGATCGCATTTTAGGTTTAGAGCTAGGCGCAGACGACTATCTAGCCAAGCCTTACAGCCACCGTGAGCTGTTGGCACGCATTAAAGCACTGATTCGTCGAATTGAACTGGATCGCTCGACACAAAGTAACGACGGCGGCATTTTGGCCTGCAATGGTGTCGAATTAAACTTTGATACCTATCGCGTTTATTGCGATGGGGAGCACATCCCTATGACCACCAGCGAATTCAAAGTATTACGCGTACTGATGTCTCGTGCTGGCAAGGCGGTACCGAAAGAAGATTTATACCTAGAAGTTCTAGGGCGCGAAATTATGGCTTACGACCGTTCAATTGACATGCACGTCAGTAACGTTCGTCGAAAATTGGGCGGCTCATCTGAGCAATCCAAAATTCAAACTATTCGCGGCGTCGGCTACCTGTTTGTTGATCCAAACCATTAA
- the smrA gene encoding DNA endonuclease SmrA, with protein sequence MIEDDEFDDFMKEMKGVEPLKAKQKVDLSAPKVQQPSLIHRRQMAVKVEQGSQNHLTEEMIDLVHPLDVLEYRSEGVSLGVFRNLKRGQYAIDARLDLHQKRMKQAREEVFQFIKDCRKYDIRSAIILHGKGESSEPKAFLKSCTNTWLKQIPEVLAFHSAQKHHGGVGALYVLIKKSERTKQENRIAYNKGRIDF encoded by the coding sequence ATGATTGAAGATGATGAATTCGACGACTTCATGAAAGAAATGAAGGGTGTCGAACCGCTTAAAGCAAAGCAAAAAGTTGATCTGTCTGCGCCCAAGGTTCAGCAGCCTTCGTTGATTCATCGAAGGCAAATGGCAGTAAAGGTTGAGCAAGGCTCACAAAATCATCTCACCGAAGAGATGATCGATCTGGTGCATCCGCTTGATGTGCTGGAATACCGCAGTGAAGGCGTGTCTTTAGGCGTGTTTCGTAACCTTAAGCGCGGTCAATACGCCATTGATGCCCGCTTGGATTTGCATCAAAAACGCATGAAGCAAGCGCGAGAAGAGGTTTTTCAATTTATTAAAGATTGCCGGAAATACGATATTCGCTCTGCCATTATCTTGCACGGCAAGGGTGAGTCGAGTGAGCCAAAAGCCTTTCTAAAATCCTGTACTAATACTTGGCTGAAGCAAATTCCAGAAGTATTGGCCTTTCACAGCGCGCAAAAACATCACGGTGGCGTCGGTGCCTTGTATGTGTTGATCAAAAAAAGTGAGCGCACCAAACAAGAAAACCGCATTGCTTATAACAAAGGCCGAATCGATTTTTAG
- the glgC gene encoding glucose-1-phosphate adenylyltransferase — translation MQRADRFISNLTKDTYALILAGGRGSRLHELTAWRAKPAVYFGGKYRIVDFPLSNCINSGIRRIGVATQYKSHSLIRHIQRGWGHFKADTSEFVDILPASQRVGDDWYIGTADAVRQNLDIIRTENTRYVLILSGDHVYRMDYGLMIADHVASGADMTISCLETSVQEAANNFGVVCIDGDNQVTDFEEKPSQPKPLPDNAERCLASMGNYVFSTEFLFEQLERDSVDSLSSHDFGNDIIPSIIKNHRVAAHIFKDPNSNTQPYWQDIGTLDAFWQANMELVSPTPSLNLYDKEWPIWTFQEQLPPAKFVFNDDSRRGMAVDSAVSGGCIISGASVVNSLLYSNVHLHSHSYVEHSVLLPDVDVAEHCRLNRVIIDSRCRIPQGMAIGYDQELDRSRGFRITDQGITLVTKDMLAKL, via the coding sequence GTGCAACGTGCCGACCGTTTTATCAGCAACCTCACCAAAGATACTTACGCCCTAATTTTAGCCGGCGGACGAGGTAGCCGACTGCATGAATTAACCGCTTGGCGTGCGAAACCAGCGGTCTACTTTGGCGGTAAGTACCGCATCGTTGACTTCCCATTATCCAATTGCATCAATTCTGGAATTCGCCGCATTGGTGTTGCAACGCAATACAAATCGCATTCGCTGATTCGCCACATTCAACGCGGTTGGGGCCACTTTAAAGCAGACACTTCGGAGTTTGTTGATATTCTACCGGCATCGCAACGCGTCGGTGATGACTGGTACATCGGCACGGCCGATGCGGTACGACAAAACCTCGATATTATCCGCACCGAAAATACCCGTTATGTTTTGATACTGTCTGGCGATCATGTCTATCGCATGGATTATGGTTTAATGATTGCCGACCATGTTGCCAGCGGCGCTGATATGACCATCAGCTGCTTAGAAACATCGGTACAGGAAGCGGCCAATAATTTTGGCGTAGTCTGCATTGATGGCGATAATCAAGTCACCGATTTCGAAGAAAAACCAAGCCAGCCAAAGCCGCTGCCTGATAACGCCGAGCGCTGCCTTGCGTCGATGGGCAACTACGTTTTCAGTACCGAATTTTTATTTGAGCAATTAGAGCGCGACAGTGTCGATAGCCTCTCAAGTCACGATTTTGGTAACGACATCATTCCGTCGATCATCAAAAACCATCGCGTTGCCGCTCATATTTTTAAAGACCCAAACAGCAACACTCAACCCTATTGGCAGGACATCGGCACCTTAGATGCATTCTGGCAAGCCAACATGGAGCTGGTATCGCCAACGCCTTCACTCAACCTATACGATAAAGAATGGCCGATCTGGACCTTTCAAGAACAATTACCTCCGGCGAAATTTGTCTTCAATGATGACAGTCGTCGAGGCATGGCTGTCGACTCAGCCGTCTCTGGCGGCTGTATTATTTCTGGCGCCTCAGTGGTTAACTCGTTGCTGTATTCTAACGTGCACCTGCATTCTCACAGTTACGTCGAACATTCGGTGTTGCTGCCGGATGTCGACGTTGCTGAACACTGCAGATTAAATCGGGTGATTATCGATAGTCGCTGCCGAATACCGCAAGGTATGGCAATAGGCTACGACCAAGAACTGGACCGTAGCCGAGGTTTCCGCATCACAGACCAAGGTATTACTCTGGTGACAAAAGATATGTTGGCAAAACTATAA
- a CDS encoding DUF6630 family protein — translation MSKKQQPIAIIIAILIIAYVIPLVMVKHIAKMIWSLVQIFPLFIWTVLKFIPVFSWGLLRVALVIIKTAVLVLLGLALSPIWYPIYLFIQRSNQKTALINRKKQLRDGIELMDILSTESIRLVDYTVAESIRETVLFDDEAYFCTLYGEDAYDPEFDFEWFLIEHLMEIKESKGRLAIRIDWKDIDEVEPQTNAVLSAHGIVGNFKPTTLTDYAHSIESALCEYDSWLVKNGYRFILWDQGSDEYFGFICKQDKIDTVLELSKSIGLDFRVNMFLHFNISFVKAEIIENLIFLIASAKERNIDQGVTTFSYFAEDLKHDSCNVNELYESLYRNISGMSRFADFTDDEWCAVESITGHIEAHQKII, via the coding sequence GTGTCCAAAAAACAACAGCCAATTGCAATAATAATCGCTATTTTAATTATTGCGTATGTCATTCCTCTCGTGATGGTGAAACACATAGCAAAAATGATTTGGTCGTTAGTGCAAATCTTCCCACTTTTCATTTGGACCGTTTTAAAGTTCATCCCAGTGTTTAGTTGGGGGCTATTAAGAGTTGCCCTTGTTATTATCAAAACAGCTGTATTGGTATTATTGGGCTTAGCCTTAAGCCCTATTTGGTATCCAATATATCTCTTTATTCAGCGTTCTAATCAAAAAACGGCGTTGATCAATCGTAAAAAACAATTGCGTGATGGCATCGAGCTCATGGATATATTGAGTACAGAAAGTATTCGATTAGTTGACTATACCGTTGCTGAATCAATCCGAGAGACCGTTTTATTTGATGATGAGGCTTATTTTTGCACTTTGTATGGAGAGGATGCTTATGATCCTGAATTCGATTTTGAGTGGTTCTTAATCGAGCACCTTATGGAGATTAAGGAGAGTAAAGGGCGGCTTGCTATTCGTATTGATTGGAAGGATATTGATGAAGTTGAGCCACAGACAAATGCAGTTCTCAGTGCACATGGAATAGTTGGTAATTTTAAACCGACAACGTTGACGGATTATGCTCACTCCATTGAAAGTGCGCTATGTGAATATGACAGTTGGTTAGTAAAAAATGGGTATCGATTTATTCTATGGGACCAAGGCAGTGATGAATATTTTGGCTTTATTTGTAAGCAAGACAAAATTGATACTGTATTAGAGTTGTCGAAATCAATAGGGTTGGATTTTAGAGTTAATATGTTTTTGCACTTTAATATTAGCTTTGTGAAAGCAGAAATCATTGAGAATCTAATATTTCTTATTGCCTCAGCAAAAGAACGAAATATTGATCAAGGCGTGACAACTTTTAGTTATTTTGCAGAAGACCTTAAGCATGATTCTTGTAATGTTAACGAGCTGTATGAAAGCCTATATCGCAACATTTCCGGTATGAGCCGCTTTGCGGACTTTACCGACGATGAATGGTGTGCTGTGGAGTCAATTACAGGGCATATTGAAGCCCACCAAAAAATCATCTAG
- a CDS encoding RNA pyrophosphohydrolase: MIDSDGYRPNVGIILTNNEGRVLWARRIGQDAWQFPQGGIRQHETPIEALYRELKEEVGLDKADVEILACTRGWLKYRLPKRMVRYNTLPICVGQKQKWFLLRMLANDSQVSFQATDDPEFDDWDWVSYWYPLAKVVSFKRDVYRQALAELAPRVLRRA; the protein is encoded by the coding sequence ATGATTGACTCGGACGGCTATCGGCCGAATGTCGGCATTATCCTGACCAATAATGAAGGGCGAGTGCTGTGGGCGCGTCGAATTGGCCAGGATGCTTGGCAGTTTCCACAGGGTGGTATTCGTCAGCATGAGACGCCGATAGAAGCGCTTTATCGCGAACTCAAAGAAGAAGTCGGGCTCGATAAAGCCGACGTTGAAATTTTAGCCTGTACTCGCGGTTGGCTGAAATATCGACTGCCTAAACGCATGGTACGCTACAACACCTTACCGATTTGCGTTGGCCAAAAACAAAAGTGGTTTTTATTGCGCATGCTTGCCAATGACTCCCAAGTTTCCTTCCAGGCCACCGACGATCCAGAATTTGATGATTGGGATTGGGTTTCTTACTGGTATCCACTCGCTAAGGTTGTGTCTTTTAAGCGCGATGTTTACCGTCAGGCATTGGCAGAATTAGCACCCAGAGTATTACGTAGAGCCTAA